The nucleotide sequence attataatcacttgcagaattgtgcgatatttgtggggaaattcgtcataaattagatagattattcgtgagttaactatgacattaatgcgattaatcgcgattaaaaattgtaatcgtttgacagcactagttAGAACTAATGTCAGGTTCCTAATGCTAATGTGTACTTGTTTGTGAAATTCTTCCTTATTTATTTGTCCTTTTGACCAACTGTCACTAGAATACGAATCAAAAGAAATTTTAGAACAAGAGCAGAGTGCAGAAACAGCAATAAAAGTAAATATAACATACCTGCAGTGTTAGTGCCCTCTTCCTTGATTCATACTCTTCATTCCTTTACAGATCAGCACAATTGCAGCAATGACACCACACATGCCAAAAAGCAGACCCAGACCACAGATCACGTTCTCAGTGGCCTCAGAAATCGGCTTGGATACCTCAGGGTCTGTCATAAAGGAACAAACAGGTTTTAAATGTTTAAACACCAATCTAAAATATGGGTTCtaaagatacagtggaacctcagtttaagagcaacttggtttgagagcaatttgatttgcgagcaattgctgcagtaccgcatttagcctgaggtacgggggcgcaggagccaagcagagccgaacAGCGACTTTTGCCGCAGTTCAgcaatgctcggaaagacacggaaatactcagtttctgtgcatttccgatgtttgccgaggtcagcctttTCGGACGTTTTTGGTGCTCTCtggcctaccccccccccccccacacctctggccgcattcggtattttatcccattgaagtcaatgcggaactaattattttaatttccattgacttaaatgggaaaaactcgctttgatatgcaagtacttttgaTTACGCGCATTCTCCTGGAAAGGATTAtgctcgtaaaccgaggttctaCTGTATACAAATCGAAATCATTTTATGGTAATCTAATCCTATACAACATATATAGGTGACCAGGCATTGAGAGgtcctttaatgccgcgtacacacgattggaaattccaaaaggaaaaaagtggatttttttccactgacagctgaatgtaaagaaAATAATTACGAGCATTATTACAGCAACCATAAGTACCAGCATTAGACAAAAAAATTTTGACGAAATTGTGGAAAACATTCAAAGGCTGGATTTGTTTGTGTTGTTTTGTTGTGAACAGACCTTGCTGTAAACTAAGCAATTTGTTGCACTCAAGTAAATGCTGTGGCATGGTATTGCTAATACATTGGTACTCAAATGTGACCCTGTATACTTATCAATGGGCATCTATTAAACTGAGTTCTTTCCAAATAGGGACAGCTGGTATGGGGAGAAGATCCCCAGCCCATTGTCACAGGGAGGAGGGGATTGGCTGCAGGAGAGGGAAGAGGTTACATGTTCCCAAACGTGAACATATCCTTTAAGGCAGAAATGTCCAATGTCCGGCctgcgggccaattgcggcccgcgttCCGCTACCGCCTGGTaatttggacatatatatcttttgtggcccccgcgCTCGTAggtgttgggggccacaaaagatatatatgtccaaattACCAGGCGATAACTGAACGTGGGCcgaactttggacatgcctgccttaaAGGATATGTTCACGTTTGGGAACATGTAACCTCTTTCCTAGATATACATTctagctgcctcggaggggacaggaagggggtggaagGCGTGCCGTACATgcaggagtatttcctgtttacgttgcggcctctgtaataggaagtcccgtctactgcgctgccattggacgactgttctgtttatcaaaggaggcgggactttgtattaaagaggctgcagagaaaacaggagtttctcctgtatgtaatctgttggcgctcatcccgcccccctccctgtcccctccgaggctgcagatgggcatggatcagactgcactgatggcaatgatggggctgctgcattcattgcaatggtggggctgctgcattcatggcaatggtggggctgctgcattcatggcaatgatggggctgctgcattcatggcaatggtggggctgctgcattcatggcaatggtggggctgcagattggcactgattgggctgcattgatgggcactgacccttattttgcttcacagttctttatttaatttttcttccccctgaaacttccctctaagaccccattcacacctgagcgacagccgcgttcggcggtagcggcgtattttgccgcgggtgtgaaactttcaattttttttatttttttttcaaaagtcttcccattgctgtcaatgggaaaacgccactgttgcctgaaaaaaagggtccgggactttttttcaggcgacaggcgttcggcgtctatgagatgtgaaccatctccatagacagcaatgggaattctcccctctagcggcagaagcgtccggcgtcgggcgttttgtcgctcaggtgtgaatgcagccttaaagtgaaggtgtgtgttatacgccgataaatacggtatatccaaataatacgcccaagctcatctcttcaccacacacagccacaaaggcaagagaattcttgttgggccgtgtattagtgttCGGGGGAACACACTTAGAACAaactttaatggttcaaagaatgtctgaCAAAAtgatcggccctcacgcatgttcacttcatcaaatctggccctctttcaaaaaattttggacacccctgctttaaggctTCTATAAATAAATCCATACACTGATCTAACTTTCTCAACCTTTCTCTGAATCCATGGTGGaagtttttgtgtttttctgtCTGATGTTGTAAAGTTCTATAATAAAACTTTTcgttaaaataaaaatacctaaCAATGATTGAGCTGCAAAAATAATATACATTGAGACTTGAGTACAATACATATCTTCACATAACAGGCACCCATGTATACCTGCTCAGAAACACGACATCTATAGCATTGTGCACATTCTGTAATCAAAATTTAAATGAGAGATCGGATTTTTACCTATGTGACCACTACTTACGCCAGAAAGTGTTCGTAGTCTTTCCAGCATGTTCCACAGAACAGGTGTACACTTCTCCATCCTGTGGGATGGTAGTTAAGTACAGGAACTTGCTGAATGATCCATCTGGTGTGGGGTAGAAGTCCGTCATTGACACTCCTTCTGTCACAGGCACACTGTTCTTCTGCCAGCTCATCTTGATCACAGGTGGAAAGAACTTGGTACCCAGACAGATCAGAATATTAGGCTCACCCACAATCACAGAGCTTTCAGGAAATACATGAACTTCAGGAGGAACTGTAGGGAAGAACAGAATATTATGTCCCAAACTATTTGTTTCTTTTATACTGTATCTGGTTTTACAGTCTCCTgcattttgatttttgttttgtgtcctgCGCACTCAAAACTAGCATCTGAGTTGCTGATTGATATatttaaaacaacccattcagtttaaaatagaaaggcaaaacatttttgtatagatatataaaaaaattataacaatgttTCTGGCGTGTGCCTGCTGTATGTATCTATTACATGAAGTGCCGTACCGGTACAGTGATTCGCGCAATATAGCCGCCCTGTCACAGTATCTGTGGTGGGTGGTCgttaagtggtttaaaaaaatatatatatatcatacagtACGTGCctgctgaccatctcctgtagtatgtctgcaatctctgaccatctcttgtatcagggctacagtctctgataatctcttgtatcatgtctgcagtctctgaccctctcttgtatcatgtcttcagtctctaacCCTCTCTTtttaatgtctgcagtctctgatcctctcttgtatcatgtctgcagtctccgaccctCTCTTGTatattgtctgcagtctccgaccctctcttgtatcatgtctgcagtctctgaccatctcttgtatcatatctgcagtctctgaccatctcttgtatcatatctgcagtctctgaccatctcttgt is from Rana temporaria chromosome 9, aRanTem1.1, whole genome shotgun sequence and encodes:
- the LOC120914303 gene encoding RLA class II histocompatibility antigen, DP alpha-1 chain-like, whose translation is MPAKKCVLLMISVFCLHSGEAVKRENVLTQAVFYQTLEPSGEYMFQFDKDEIFYVDLDKKQTVWRLPQFGEVAGFEAAAALQNMAVLKHNLDSYKQRSNFTEAKNVPPEVHVFPESSVIVGEPNILICLGTKFFPPVIKMSWQKNSVPVTEGVSMTDFYPTPDGSFSKFLYLTTIPQDGEVYTCSVEHAGKTTNTFWHPEVSKPISEATENVICGLGLLFGMCGVIAAIVLICKGMKSMNQGRGH